CCGCCGCCGCGCCGGAACAGCGCCTCCGCCGCGCCGTTCAGGTTCAGGATCGCGCCGCTGGCGTCGACCACCACCACCGGATCCGGCAGGCTGTCGATGGCGGCCTGCGACGCCTGCTGCGCCTGCAGGAGCTCCCCGAGCGAGCTCGACCGGTACTGGCGCAGCCGCTCCGCCATGGTGTTGAACTCCACGCCGAGCGCCGCGATCTCGTCCCGGCCGGCGACGGGCGCGCGCACATCGAGGTCGCCCTCGCCGATACGCCGAACGGTGTGCGAGAGCGCCGCGAGCGGCCGAAGCAGGCGCGCCATGAGCCACACCGACGCCGCGAGCCCGGCGGCCACGGCGGCGACGATGACGCCGATGACCTCCGCGGTCGTGTGCTCCGCCGCTCGCCGCGCCTGATCGCTCTTCCGCTGCATCGCGTCCTGGTTGATGGCGAGGATGTCCTGGGCGGCGTGCTGAAGCTCGCGCGCGGCGGGCATGAAGGCGTCGAAGTAGACGTCCAGGCGCGCCCGGGGCGAAGCCGCCACGACGGCGTCCAGCGCGCGGAGGTACTTCGCCCAGCGTCCCCGCATGTCGCGCGTGGCCTCGGCCTCGCCACGCTCCGTGATGTTGCTCTCCTGGGCGTGCAGCTCCGCCTCGAAGCTGGCGGTCGCGCGCGCCCGCTCTGCGTCGGCCCCGGCCCGCCCCGCGGCGCGGGCGAGCGCGAAGTCGTCGAGGTCCTTCTCTGCCCGGAGCATGCGCTCCGCGGCGAGCACGCTGCGATAGTTGTCGCGCAGGATGAGCGCCGGGCTCAGGCCGAGCGAGGCGATCGCGCTCACCGACGCGGCGCCCACCAGCGCCAGCGCCAGCGCGAGCGGCGCCTGCGCGAGGAGGAGCTTCGCCCGGAGGGTCATGCCCGCGGCTCCTCCTCGAAGAAGGAGACCACGTGCAGGTCGAGCCCCTCGCCCTCGCGCACGAGCCGCTCCAGCACCGTGCCCCGCCCGAGCCGGCGCCACCAGGGCAGGTTCGTTCGGCCGACGATGACGTCGCTCACCCGATGCGCGCGCGCGAAGTCGATGAGCGCCGCCGCGGGGTCGGAGGACTTCAGGCGGACCACCTCGGCCCCGAGCTCGCGCGCCTTGTCGACGTTGGCGAGGAGGTGCCGCTGCGCCTCGGCGTCGATTCGTGCGGGCGCCTCGCGCGGCGTCTCGACGTACACGACGTACCAGTCGGTGTTGAGGCGTCCCGCCATCCGGGAGCCGCGCCGGAGCAGCGCCAGCGCGTGCGGCGGATTCGAGGAGAGGCACACCATGACGCGACCGGAGGCGCGCTGCGCCGGCGCGCCGAGGGGGACCCGCTGGGCCGCCGAACGGTCGAGGCTCTCCGCGACCTCTCGCAGCGAGAGCTCCCGGAGCGTCGCGAGGTTCGCGTCCCGGAAGAAGTGCTCGAGCGCCCACGGGATCTTGTCGGGCGGGTAGATCTTGCCCGTCCTGAGCCGCTCGACGAGGTCTTCGACGGCGAGGTCGAGGTTCACGATCTGGTCCGCCTGCTCGACGAAGCTGTCCGGGACCGTCTCGCGCACCGTGACCCCCGTGTTCCGCGCGATGAGGTCGTTCAAGGACTCGAGGTGCTGGATGTTGAGCGCGCCGATGACGTTCACCCCTGCGCCGAGCAGGTCGAGCACGTCCTGGTAACGCTTGCGGTTCCTCGATCCCGGCACGTTGGTATGGGGGATCTCGTCCACGATCGCCACGGCCGGCGCTCGCGCCAGCACGGCCTCGAGGTCCAGCTCCTCCACCGCGACCCCCCGGTACTCGATCTTGCGCCTCGGGACCACCTCGAGGTCGCCGATGAGGGCGGCCGTCTCGGCGCGCCCGTGCGTCTCGATGAGCGCGCCGACGACGTCGACCCCGCGCCGGGCGAGCGCGTGCGCCTCCTCCAGCATGCGCCACGTCTTCCCGACCCCGGCCGCGAACCCCACGTACAGCTTCAGGCGGCCGCGCTTCCCGCGCTCGACGAGCTCCAGGAAGTCCTGCGCGGTCGGGCGCTGCGTCGTGGACACGCTCGTCGCCATGGCCGATGTTCTACCCCCGCGGTCGGGTCACGTCATCGCCCGGGTTCCTGCGCCCCCGGCGGCGCCCCGGACGCGCCGAAGCGGCGGTCGACCGCGAGGTTCAGCTCGAGCACGTTCACGCGCGGCTCCCCGAGCACGCCCAGATCGCGCCCCTCCGTGTACTCGTCCACGAGCGCGCGCACGCGGTCGAGCGCGACGCCGCGCGCCCGCGCGACGCGCGGCGCCTGCCAGCGCGCCGCCGCGGGCGAGAGGTGCGGGTCGAGCCCGCTGCCGGAGGCGGTGACGAGCTCGACCGGAACGGCGCCGGGTGCGTCCGGGTTCTCCTTTCGGAGCCGGTCCAGCGCCGCGGCAGCCCGTTCGCGCAGCTTCTTCGAGGTCGGGGCGAGGTTCGAGCCGCCCGAAGCCAGGGGATCGTATCCCTTCTCGCCGGCCGCGGACGGGCGCGGCTGGAAGTAGCCCGGGGCGGCGAAGCCCTGCGCGAGGAGCTCGGAGCCGACGATCTTCCCGCTCGCGTCGCTGACGAGGCTGCCCTGCGCCTGCCGGGGGAACAGGACCCGCGCGACGCCGGTCATGGCGAGCGGGTAGAGGAGCCCGGTCAGGACGAGGGTCACGGCGGTGGCGCGCACCGCCGGCGCGAGCTCGTCGCGCAGCCGCGCCTCGCGCGGCGAGGCCGGTTCGGGCCCGGGCGGGGGGGGAAGCGCGTGGGCGACATTCCTGATCATGGCGGCCTCCTGCGATCTGCGATCAGACGACGCCGGCCGCCGACAAGGCCAGGTCGATGAGCTTGATGCCGGCAAACGGTGCGACCACGCCGCCCACCCCGTAGACGAGCAGCGACCGCCGCAGCACCGCCGCGGCGCCGAGCGGCCGGTACCTCACGCCCTTCAGCGCGAGGGGGATGAGGAGCACGATGATGACGGCGTTGAAGATGACCGCCGAGAGGATGGCGCTGTACGGCGACGCGAGGTGCATGACGTCGAGCGGGGCCAGCTCCGGGTAGGCCGCGACGAAGAGCGCCGGCAGGATGGCGAAGTACTTCGCGACGTCGTTCGCGATCGAGAACGTCGTCAGCGTTCCCCGCGTCATGAGGAGCTGCTTCCCGACCTCGACCACCTCGAGCAGCTTCGTGGGGTTGGAGTCGAGGTCGACCATGTTGCCGGCCTCCTTCGCCGCCTGCGTGCCGGTGTTCATGGCGACGCCCACGTCGGCCTGCGCGAGCGCCGGCGCGTCGTTGGTGCCGTCCCCGGTCATCGCCACCAGCTTCCCCTTCGCCTGCTCCGCCTGGATGAGCTTCATCTTGGCCTCGGGCGTCGCCTCGGCGAGGAAGTCGTCCACGCCCGCCTCGCGCGCGATGGCGGCCGCGGTGCGCGGGTTGTCGCCCGTGATCATGACGGTGCGGATGCCCATGGCGCGGAAGCGATCGAAGCGCTCCTGGATGCCGCCCTTCACGACGTCCTTGAGGTGGATGACCCCCAGCACGCGCGCGCCGTCGGACACCGCGAGGGGCGTCCCTCCCGAGTCGGAGATGCGCGCCGCCTCGACCTCGAGCCGGTGAGGCATCGCGCCGCCGAGGGCGACCACGTGCCTCGCGATGGCCTCGACGGCGCCCTTCCGCAGGATCCGCCCCTGGACGTCCACCCCGCTCATCCGCGTCTGCGCCGTGAAGGGGATGAACGCGTGCTCCGCGCCGCGCACCTCGCGGCCGCGCAGCCCGTAGCGCTCCTTCGCCAGCACGACGATGGAGCGGCCCTCGGGGGTCTCGTCGGCGAGGCTCGCCAGCTGCGCGGCGTCCGCGACCTCTTCCACCTTCACGCCCGGCGCGGGCAGGAGCTCCGTCGCCATCCGGTTGCCGAGGGTGATGGTGCCGGTCTTGTCGAGGAGCAGCGTGTCGACATCACCCGCGGCCTCCACGGCGCGGCCGCTCATGGCGAGCACGTTCTTCCGCAGCAGCCGATCCATCCCGGCGATGCCGATGGCGGACAGGAGCCCCCCGATGGTGGTCGGGATGAGGCACACCAGCAGGGCGACGATGGCCGTCGCGCCGAGATCGATGGCGGAGTAGCGCGCGATGGGGACGAGCGTCACGCACGCGAAGAGGAACACGAGGGTGAGGCCCACCAGCAGGATGTGCAGCGCGATCTCGTTGGGGGTCTTCTGGCGGGCGGCGCCCTCGACGAGCGCGATCATGCGGTCCAGGAAGGACTCGCCTGGGTCCACCCCGACGCGCACCACCAGGCGATCGGAGAGCACCTTGGTGCCGCCGGTCACCGCGGAGCGGTCGCCGCCGGCCTCGCGGATGACCGGCGCCGACTCGCCGGTGATCGCCGACTCGTCCACCGAGGCGATGCCCTCCACGATCTCCCCGTCGCCGGGGATGAGCTGCCCGGCCTCGACGACCACGACGTCGCCCTTGCGCAGGGACGACGCGTCCACGGTCACCTCGCGTCCGGAGACGAGCTTCCGGGCCCTGATCTCGCGGCGCATGCGCCGCAGCGTGTCGGCCTGCGCCTTGCCGCGCCCTTCTGCCACGGCCTCGGCGAAGTTCGCGAAGAGCACCGTGAACCACAGCCATACGCTCACCGTGAGGGTGAACCACCCTGGCGCCGCGCCGGCGGGGGGCGCGAGGCGATCGCGGAGCCACAGGAGCGTGGTGAGCAGGCTCCCGACCTCCACCACGAACATGACCGGGTTCCTCGCCACCAGGCGTGGATCGAGCTTCTTCAGGCTCTCGAGCGCTGCCTGGCGAACGATGGCGGGATCGAACAGGGAGAGCTGCCTCGCGCGCTCGATGGCCATGGCTAGAACACCTTCCCGGAGACCGCCGCGAAGTGCTCGAGGACGGGGCCGAGCGACAGCGCCGGGAAGTAGGTCAGCGCGCCCACGATGAGGACGACGGCGACGAGGAGGACGGTGAACGTCAAGCCGGTGGTCGGGAAGGTCCCCAGCCCGGGCGCCACGACCTTCTTGCCGACCATCGAGCCGGCGATGCCGAGGGCCGGGATGATCATCCAGAAGCGCCCGACGAGCATGTCTACCGCGAGCGTGAGATTCCAGAATCTCGTGTTGCCGTTCAGGCCTGCGAAGGCCGAGCCGTTGTTGGCAGCGCCGCTGGAGTACGCGTAGAGCAGCTCGGACAGGCCGTGCGGTCCAGCGTTGCCGAGCGACGACGTCCCGAGGCCGACCACCGAGGACCACGCGGTCAGCGTGAGCACGATCGCCGGGAAGACGAGGAGATAGAGCATGGCGAGCTTCAGCTCGCGCCCCTCGATCTTCTTGCCGAGGTACTCGGGCGTGCGGCCCACCATGAGGCCGGCGATGAAGACGGTGAGCACCACCATCACGAGGATGCCGTAGAGCCCGGCGCCCACCCCGCCGAAGATCACCTCGCCGAGCTGCATGTTCACCATCGGCACGAGGCCGCCCAGGGGGGTGAAGCTGTCGTGCATCGCGTTCACGGCGCCGCACGACGCGTCGGTGGTGACGGTGGCGAACAGCGCGCTGTTCGCCACCCCGAAGCGGAGCTCCTTCCCCTCCAGGTTCCCCGGGCCGTGGTCGACGGCGAGGCTCGCCAGCGCCGGGTTCGGGTGCGACTCTGCGTGATAGGTCGCGAGGACACCCGCGAGCCACAGGATCGCCATCGCGCCGAAGATGGCCCATCCCTGGCGCGTGCTGCGCGCCATCTTTCCATACGTGTAGGTGAGGCCGGCCGGGATGGCGAAGATGAGCACCAGCTGCACGAAGTTCACGAGCGGCGTCGGGTTCTCGAACGGATGGGCGCTGTTGGCGTTGAAGAAGCCGCCGCCGTTCGTCCCGAACATCTTGATGACCTCCTGCGACGCGACCGGCCCGAGCGCGATCACCTGCTTCGCGCCCTCGACGGTGGAGATCTCGCGGTACGCCGAGAGCGTCTGCGGCACCCCCATGGCCACGAGCGCGAGCCCGACGGCGACGGAGACCGGCAGCAGCAGGTAGACGATGGACCGGACGAGGTCGACCCAGAAGCTCCCCAGGGTCTTCGGGCCGCCGGGGCCCGGCTGGCGGGTGAGCCCGCGCGCGAGCGCCAGCGCGACGCCGATGCCGGCCGCGGCGGAGGTGAAGTTGTGCCACGCCAGCCCCGCCATCTGCGTCAGGTAGCTCATCGTGCTCTCGCCGCCGTAGTTCTGCCAGTTGGTGTTGGTGGCGAAGCTGGCGGCGGTGTCGAGGGCGAGGTCCGAGGCGACGGGGCCGAACCGCTCGGGGTTGAAGGGGAGCAGGTGCTGCAGCCGCTGGAGCGCGTAGGTGACGAGGACGCCGCAGGCGCTGAAGAGCAACAGGGCGGTCGCGTAGCCCTTCCAGCCCTGCTCCCTCCTCGGATCGACGCCGCAGAGCCGGTACAGCGCGCGCTCGAGCGGACCGAAGACGCGCGGCAGAGGCGGCCGCTCGCCCTCGAACACGCGGTACATGTAGCCGCCGAGCGGCCTCGTGGTCGCGAGGATCACGAGCGCGAAGAGCGCGATCTGGAGCCAGCCGTTGGTCGTCATGACGCTCCCTAGAAGCGCTCGGGACGGATCAGCGCGTACCCGAGGTAACCGGTGAGGAGCACCGACAGGATGACGCCGATGGCGTACTCGAGGCTCATGGTCACCTTCACAAGCCGTCGCACCCGCGCAGATACGCGAGGCTCACGGCAAAGAACACGACGACGCCGGCGACGAGGAGCAGGTCCATGGTGCCCAGCGACGAAGTGCACGGGAGGTGCCATCCCCTTTTCCGTGCGGGATCGCGGCGGCGCGCGGCCTCGCCGTGCATTTCGCAAGTCGCGCCAGGGACCGTTCGTGCAACTTGCGGTTCCTCGCCGGGTCGAGCGTGCGCTTCTCGCTCCACCGGAGTCCGGGGGCCGGCCTGGCACGCGACGTGCTGCTGGATCGGCCATGCGCGCCGCGGTCCCTCCTACGCTCCGGCTCCTCCGAGGCGGCGCTCCAGCTCGTGCCACGTTGGCCTGGGGCGAGCGGTCGCTACTGCCCAGGATCGCGGCGCTCGTCGCGGTCGCCGCGCTGTCCGTCCTTGCGTCCACCCTGTCCTCCGAGCGGCGAGCGCTTCGCGCCCTCCCCCTGGAAGAGCGCAGCTCGCTGGTCGCTCGCACGGTCGCCGAGCTGCGTCAGTCCTGCACCGAGCAGCGCCCCGAGGCGCTCAGGGGCCATTGCCGCGAGCTGGCCTCCTTCGCCGCGCAGTTCGAGGAGTGCCGCGGCGAGTGCGAGGCGCTCGTGCACCGCCAGCTGGCCCCCATCCCGACCCGGTAAGCTGGAAGGCGAGGCAGCTCCGGGCGGCCACTTCTTCTCGGCCGTCCGTCACCCCGAGATCCTCCCGCGCAGCGTCGCGGCGTCGTGCGGACCAGGCTCGGAGATGAGCGCGCGCGCCGCGTCCATCTTCCCGAAGATCCCCCACGTCAGGACGCCGCGCACCCGGCCGCCCGACAGGTAATGGACGACGCCCTTGCGGAACCGCTCCGTCCAGTCGGCCACGACCTCGAGCCGCGGGTCGAGCACCCCCACCGCCTCGTAGCCCAGGTCGAACAGATCCGAGTAGAAGAACGGCAGGTGGCGATAGGCGACGGCGGCGCCCGCCATCGCGCGACCGGCCTCGCGGCCCATGCGGTTGGCGTTGTCCTCGTGCTCGACGCGGATCCGCTGGCCGAGCGCCGGGTTCGGGAACCGCGCCACGTCGCCGGCGGCGAACACGGCCGGATCCGAGGTGCGCAGCCCCTCGTCGACGAGGATGCCGTCGTCCACCGCCAGCCCCGCCCGGGCGGCGAGGCCGTCGTCCGGGACGATCCCGAGCCCCGCCACCACGAGATCGGCCCGGAGCTCGCCCCGATCGGTCCGGAGCACGAACCCGCCGCCTCGCGCCTCGACCCCGGTGAGGCGCTCCTGCGGGCGGACCTCCACCTCGCGCTCGGCGTAGTAGGCGTTCAGGTGCTCCGAGAGGTCCGGCGGGAACAGGCGCGCGCCGATCCCGCGCTCCGGGAAGAGCAGCGTGACGCGGTGGCCCGCCGTCGTGAGCGAGGCGGCCAGCTCGGAGCCGATGAAGCCTCCGCCGACGACCGCCACGTGCTTGCCGACCGGGAGCGCCCGGACGCGCCGGTAGTCCGCGACGGTCCGGTAGTAGACGACCCCCGCGTCGGCGAAGGGCAAGCGCCGGGGCGTGCCGCCGGTCGCGAGGAGGAGCCGCTCGTAGCCGAGGCTCTCGCCCCCCTCCAGCGTGACCCGACGCGCGCCGCGGTCGATCGCGATCGCGCGCTCCCCCGCGCGCAGCGAGACGCCCTCCACCGCCGGCAGCCAGATGGAGCCCTCCTCCTGCCCCGTCCACAGCCCCTTCGTGAGCGGCGGGCGAGCGTACGGGCGCGCCGGCTCGTCGCCCACGATCGCGATCGACCCGGCCGCGTCCACCGACCGGATCCCCTGGGCCGCCGCGTGGCCCGTCATCCCACCGCCGATCACCACGTACTTGAACTCGGCCATCCCGCCCTCCTTGGACGATCCATGGAGATGCGCGGGCCCGGCGTCAGGTGACACGCCGGCGGCGGCCCGCGGACGTCCGGTGCCCGGGCGCCAGGCCGGCTGACCGAGGACTTGCCCGCGGCGCGAGAGGAACGACTTTTGTTCCTGGAGCCACTCCATGTCGCTGGCCAGGTTCGAACATCGGGGCGCCTCCGTGCTCGTCTACCCGACTTGCCGGCGGCTCGACGCCGAGGTGGCCTCGGAGTTCAGCCGCCAGGTGGCCGGCCAGGTGCAGGGGCGCTCGCTCGTGACCGTCTCGCTCTCGGAGGTGGAGGCGATCGACTGCTCGGGGCTCGCCGCGCTTGTGGTGATCCTGCAGAAGATGCCGCCGGGAGGCGTGCTGCGGCTCGCGGGCGTCCGCCCCTCCGCGCACGAGCTCCTCGAGGCGACCGGCCTCGGCGCCCTCTTCCCCGTGGTCGACGCGGCCGCCGCAGCGCCGGGGGGCGACTCCGGCTGGACGACGACGCCGCTCCCGGATGACGCCCTGGTGCCGTGACCGGAGCCGGGGGGCCGACCGTGGACGCGACGTGCGCTCGCTGCGAGGATCGGCTCCCTGGCGAGCCCGTCGCTCCGAGCTCCGCGCGCGACCTCACGTTCCAGGCGCTGGCGGTCTTCGCGTTCCTCCTCGGGCTCCGCTACCTGACCTGGCGGTGGACGTCCTCCTTGAACCCGTCGGCGCTCGCGTTCGCGGTGATGATCGCCGCGGCCGAGTCGCTCGCCTTCCTGGGCGACGTCCTGTTCTTCCTCTCGATCTGGCGCATCACGCCCGTCGCCTCCCCGCCGCCTCCCGCGACGCTCCGCGAGATCGGCGCCTCGCCCGCGACGCCGGATCGCGAGCTCCGCGTCGACGTCTTCATCGCGACGTACGACGAGCCGGTCGAGCTGGTCGCGCTCTCGGTGCGGGACGCGAAGCGCCTGCGCTATCCGCACCCCCTCACGCTCCGGATCCACGTGCTCGACGACGGGCGGCGGGGCGCCATGCGGGACATGGCCAGGGAGGAGGGGGTGGGCTACCTCACCCGCCCCGACAACGCCGGCTACAAGGCGGGAAACCTCCGGAACGGCCTCCAGCACACCGACGGCGACCTCGTCGTCATCTGCGACGCGGACACGCGCCCGCTCCCGGGGCTGCTGGAGGAGACGCTCGGCTACTTTCGCGATCCGCGCGTCGCCTGGGTGCAGACACCGCAGTGGTTCTACGACGTCAGCCCGGGGACGCCGCTGCCGGAGTGGCTGGCGAGCCGCCTGCGGCTCGGGCCGGCCGGCGGCGCGCTCGGGCGCGGCATCGAGCTCCTGCTCGGGCCGATCACGGTCGGCGGGGACCCCCTCGGCAACGACGCCAGCACGTTCTACGGCGTGATCCAGGCGAGCCGGAACTGGTGCAACGCCGCGTTCTGCTGCGGAGCCGGGAGCATCCACCGCCGCGAGGCCGTGATGGAGTCGGCCCTGAAGCAGTTCGCGCAGGAGGTGACCGCGGCGACGCGTCGCTTCGCCGACCGGGTGCCGGATCGAGCGCTCCGGCGGCCGCTCGCCGCCGCCGTCGCCGGGGCGGCGGCGCGTCGCACGGAGCTCATGCCTTACCGCTTCCACGTCTCCGAGGACATCTACACCAGCATCATCGTCCACGCGGATCCCCGGCGGCGCTGGCGCTCGGTTCACCACCCCCGCCCGCTCACGCGCATGCTCTCGCCGCAGGACCTGCTCGCCTGGACCATCCAGCGGTTCAAGTACGCGAGCGGCACGCTCGACATCGGGTGGCACGACAACCCGCTCAAGCGGCCGGGGCTCACCGCCTGGCAGAAGCTGATGTACCTCGCCACCATCTACTCCTACCTGTCGCCGCTCTGGCTCGTCCCGCTGCTGCTCGCGCCGGTCGTCTTCTTCTTCGCGGGCGTCACGCCGGTGGTCGCCTTCGACCCGGAGTTCTTCGCGCAGATCGTGCCCTTCCTGGTCGCCAAGCGGCTCGCCTTCATGGTCGGGACCTGGGGCTTCCGCACCTGGCGCGCGGAGCAGTACCACCTGGCCTCGGCCTGGCTCCACCTGAAGGCGCTGCTCCACGTCCTCGCGGGCAAGCCCCTCCGGTTCCCGGTGACCCCGAAGACGCGCGCCGAGCGCCGCTTCCTGCGCCTCGTCGCGCCGCACGTGCTCCTGGTCGCGGCGATGGCGGCGGGGCTCGTGTACCGCGGCAGCCTCATCGCCTCCGGGCGCGCGCCGGCCGACACCACCGCGTACCTGGTGAACGTCTTCTGGAGCCTGTACGGCACCCTGTGCCTGCTGCCGATGATCGCGGCGGGACTCGGGCGCCGTCCCGGAGCCGCGCTCGCATGACGTTCCTCCGGGGACTGCTCGCCGCCCGCTCGCACCTCGCCGTCCTCGCCGGCATCGTCGCCGCGCTCGTCACGATCCGGCTCGCGACACGCGTCGTCCGCCTCGGCACCCCGGCGCACTACCCGTCGGCCGCGGCCTGGGAGCGACAGTTTCCGCTCCGCCCGCCGCGGCCGCCGACGAGCGCCGAGCTCGCGCAGGCGCGCGAGGCGTGGAGCTACTTCACGCACAACACCGACGCGCGCACGGGGCTCACCTCGACGGTCGAAGGGTACCCCTCCACCACGCTCTGGGACCTGGGCTCCCAGCTCCTGGCGACGCTGGCGGCGGAGGATCTGCGGCTCATCTCGCCCGAGGACTCGGCCCGGCGCCTGAGCTCGGCGCTCGTCAGCCTCTCGGCGCTCGAGCTCGTGGGAGGGCTCCTCCCGAACAAGGCGTATCACACGCAGACCCTCCAGATGGTGAGCTACGACAACGTCCCCGTGAGCGGCGGCGTGGGATGGTCCGCGCTGGACCT
The genomic region above belongs to Anaeromyxobacter diazotrophicus and contains:
- a CDS encoding universal stress protein, translated to MATSVSTTQRPTAQDFLELVERGKRGRLKLYVGFAAGVGKTWRMLEEAHALARRGVDVVGALIETHGRAETAALIGDLEVVPRRKIEYRGVAVEELDLEAVLARAPAVAIVDEIPHTNVPGSRNRKRYQDVLDLLGAGVNVIGALNIQHLESLNDLIARNTGVTVRETVPDSFVEQADQIVNLDLAVEDLVERLRTGKIYPPDKIPWALEHFFRDANLATLRELSLREVAESLDRSAAQRVPLGAPAQRASGRVMVCLSSNPPHALALLRRGSRMAGRLNTDWYVVYVETPREAPARIDAEAQRHLLANVDKARELGAEVVRLKSSDPAAALIDFARAHRVSDVIVGRTNLPWWRRLGRGTVLERLVREGEGLDLHVVSFFEEEPRA
- the kdpC gene encoding potassium-transporting ATPase subunit KdpC, which encodes MRDELAPAVRATAVTLVLTGLLYPLAMTGVARVLFPRQAQGSLVSDASGKIVGSELLAQGFAAPGYFQPRPSAAGEKGYDPLASGGSNLAPTSKKLRERAAAALDRLRKENPDAPGAVPVELVTASGSGLDPHLSPAAARWQAPRVARARGVALDRVRALVDEYTEGRDLGVLGEPRVNVLELNLAVDRRFGASGAPPGAQEPGR
- the kdpB gene encoding potassium-transporting ATPase subunit KdpB — protein: MAIERARQLSLFDPAIVRQAALESLKKLDPRLVARNPVMFVVEVGSLLTTLLWLRDRLAPPAGAAPGWFTLTVSVWLWFTVLFANFAEAVAEGRGKAQADTLRRMRREIRARKLVSGREVTVDASSLRKGDVVVVEAGQLIPGDGEIVEGIASVDESAITGESAPVIREAGGDRSAVTGGTKVLSDRLVVRVGVDPGESFLDRMIALVEGAARQKTPNEIALHILLVGLTLVFLFACVTLVPIARYSAIDLGATAIVALLVCLIPTTIGGLLSAIGIAGMDRLLRKNVLAMSGRAVEAAGDVDTLLLDKTGTITLGNRMATELLPAPGVKVEEVADAAQLASLADETPEGRSIVVLAKERYGLRGREVRGAEHAFIPFTAQTRMSGVDVQGRILRKGAVEAIARHVVALGGAMPHRLEVEAARISDSGGTPLAVSDGARVLGVIHLKDVVKGGIQERFDRFRAMGIRTVMITGDNPRTAAAIAREAGVDDFLAEATPEAKMKLIQAEQAKGKLVAMTGDGTNDAPALAQADVGVAMNTGTQAAKEAGNMVDLDSNPTKLLEVVEVGKQLLMTRGTLTTFSIANDVAKYFAILPALFVAAYPELAPLDVMHLASPYSAILSAVIFNAVIIVLLIPLALKGVRYRPLGAAAVLRRSLLVYGVGGVVAPFAGIKLIDLALSAAGVV
- the kdpA gene encoding potassium-transporting ATPase subunit KdpA, encoding MTTNGWLQIALFALVILATTRPLGGYMYRVFEGERPPLPRVFGPLERALYRLCGVDPRREQGWKGYATALLLFSACGVLVTYALQRLQHLLPFNPERFGPVASDLALDTAASFATNTNWQNYGGESTMSYLTQMAGLAWHNFTSAAAGIGVALALARGLTRQPGPGGPKTLGSFWVDLVRSIVYLLLPVSVAVGLALVAMGVPQTLSAYREISTVEGAKQVIALGPVASQEVIKMFGTNGGGFFNANSAHPFENPTPLVNFVQLVLIFAIPAGLTYTYGKMARSTRQGWAIFGAMAILWLAGVLATYHAESHPNPALASLAVDHGPGNLEGKELRFGVANSALFATVTTDASCGAVNAMHDSFTPLGGLVPMVNMQLGEVIFGGVGAGLYGILVMVVLTVFIAGLMVGRTPEYLGKKIEGRELKLAMLYLLVFPAIVLTLTAWSSVVGLGTSSLGNAGPHGLSELLYAYSSGAANNGSAFAGLNGNTRFWNLTLAVDMLVGRFWMIIPALGIAGSMVGKKVVAPGLGTFPTTGLTFTVLLVAVVLIVGALTYFPALSLGPVLEHFAAVSGKVF
- the kdpF gene encoding K(+)-transporting ATPase subunit F, which codes for MSLEYAIGVILSVLLTGYLGYALIRPERF
- a CDS encoding NAD(P)/FAD-dependent oxidoreductase; protein product: MAEFKYVVIGGGMTGHAAAQGIRSVDAAGSIAIVGDEPARPYARPPLTKGLWTGQEEGSIWLPAVEGVSLRAGERAIAIDRGARRVTLEGGESLGYERLLLATGGTPRRLPFADAGVVYYRTVADYRRVRALPVGKHVAVVGGGFIGSELAASLTTAGHRVTLLFPERGIGARLFPPDLSEHLNAYYAEREVEVRPQERLTGVEARGGGFVLRTDRGELRADLVVAGLGIVPDDGLAARAGLAVDDGILVDEGLRTSDPAVFAAGDVARFPNPALGQRIRVEHEDNANRMGREAGRAMAGAAVAYRHLPFFYSDLFDLGYEAVGVLDPRLEVVADWTERFRKGVVHYLSGGRVRGVLTWGIFGKMDAARALISEPGPHDAATLRGRISG
- a CDS encoding STAS domain-containing protein, producing MSLARFEHRGASVLVYPTCRRLDAEVASEFSRQVAGQVQGRSLVTVSLSEVEAIDCSGLAALVVILQKMPPGGVLRLAGVRPSAHELLEATGLGALFPVVDAAAAAPGGDSGWTTTPLPDDALVP
- a CDS encoding glycosyltransferase family 2 protein encodes the protein MDATCARCEDRLPGEPVAPSSARDLTFQALAVFAFLLGLRYLTWRWTSSLNPSALAFAVMIAAAESLAFLGDVLFFLSIWRITPVASPPPPATLREIGASPATPDRELRVDVFIATYDEPVELVALSVRDAKRLRYPHPLTLRIHVLDDGRRGAMRDMAREEGVGYLTRPDNAGYKAGNLRNGLQHTDGDLVVICDADTRPLPGLLEETLGYFRDPRVAWVQTPQWFYDVSPGTPLPEWLASRLRLGPAGGALGRGIELLLGPITVGGDPLGNDASTFYGVIQASRNWCNAAFCCGAGSIHRREAVMESALKQFAQEVTAATRRFADRVPDRALRRPLAAAVAGAAARRTELMPYRFHVSEDIYTSIIVHADPRRRWRSVHHPRPLTRMLSPQDLLAWTIQRFKYASGTLDIGWHDNPLKRPGLTAWQKLMYLATIYSYLSPLWLVPLLLAPVVFFFAGVTPVVAFDPEFFAQIVPFLVAKRLAFMVGTWGFRTWRAEQYHLASAWLHLKALLHVLAGKPLRFPVTPKTRAERRFLRLVAPHVLLVAAMAAGLVYRGSLIASGRAPADTTAYLVNVFWSLYGTLCLLPMIAAGLGRRPGAALA